A single Pedobacter sp. PACM 27299 DNA region contains:
- a CDS encoding aldehyde dehydrogenase family protein, with the protein MKQLNKAYINGEFVALQGTEVFELINPSNHQKIGELTLGEVKDAQLAIIAAKNAFKIASLSSIAERIAILERLKNALSKRKQELIEVMILEYGGTRQFCTMSVQNAISAFDDMIATLKDFKFQRKVGNNTLVEMTAVGVVGMITPWNSSNSFICSKLAAAVAAGCTVVVKPSEMSGLQTALLLECFHEANLPKGLFNLVNGLGGVVGTEIVTHPDVAKISFTGSTITGKRIAQMAADTVKRVTLELGGKSPNIILEDADFEKAISQAVFGAYMNSGQACIAPTRLLVPKAKLELANQLAKAAAESVVVGFPANENTNVGPMVSVKQYERVQEYISLGLSEGATLLTGGTGKPDGLEDGNFVKATIFTDVRNDMRIAQEEIFGPVLSIIPYENEAEAVVIANDTTYGLAAYISSADESRALRIASQIDAGRVCINGFKHDPLAPFGGFKQSGIGREFGVFGLEEYLEPKTILI; encoded by the coding sequence ATGAAACAATTAAATAAGGCTTATATCAATGGTGAATTTGTAGCATTACAAGGGACTGAAGTTTTCGAATTAATCAATCCGAGCAATCATCAAAAAATTGGGGAGTTAACCTTAGGTGAGGTCAAAGATGCTCAACTTGCTATTATTGCGGCCAAAAATGCTTTCAAGATTGCTTCGTTGAGCAGTATTGCAGAAAGAATAGCCATCCTGGAAAGGTTAAAAAATGCGCTGAGCAAGAGAAAACAGGAGCTCATAGAAGTGATGATTCTTGAATATGGAGGGACAAGGCAATTTTGTACCATGAGTGTACAAAATGCCATTTCTGCATTCGACGATATGATCGCTACCCTGAAAGATTTTAAATTTCAACGGAAAGTCGGTAACAATACTTTGGTAGAGATGACAGCAGTTGGTGTGGTAGGAATGATCACTCCATGGAACTCCAGCAATAGTTTTATCTGTAGTAAACTAGCCGCTGCAGTTGCTGCCGGTTGTACAGTAGTCGTGAAGCCCAGTGAAATGAGTGGTTTGCAGACTGCACTGCTTCTTGAATGTTTCCACGAAGCGAATTTGCCAAAGGGTTTATTCAACTTGGTGAACGGTTTAGGGGGGGTAGTTGGTACTGAAATCGTCACACATCCCGATGTGGCAAAAATATCTTTTACAGGTTCGACAATAACTGGAAAAAGAATCGCCCAAATGGCAGCTGATACTGTAAAAAGGGTGACATTGGAACTTGGCGGGAAATCACCTAATATCATATTGGAAGACGCAGATTTTGAAAAAGCTATTTCTCAAGCTGTATTTGGAGCCTATATGAATAGTGGACAGGCCTGTATTGCACCTACGCGTTTGCTGGTGCCGAAAGCTAAATTAGAACTTGCGAACCAGCTTGCCAAAGCTGCTGCCGAAAGTGTTGTAGTTGGTTTTCCTGCCAATGAAAATACAAACGTTGGGCCGATGGTTTCTGTTAAGCAATACGAGCGTGTGCAGGAATATATCTCGCTTGGTTTAAGTGAAGGGGCAACGTTGTTGACTGGTGGAACCGGTAAACCTGATGGTCTGGAAGACGGAAACTTTGTGAAGGCCACTATATTTACGGATGTCCGTAATGATATGCGCATTGCACAAGAAGAGATCTTCGGACCGGTGCTTTCCATTATTCCCTATGAAAATGAAGCAGAAGCTGTCGTTATTGCCAATGATACGACCTACGGTTTGGCTGCCTATATTAGTTCTGCCGATGAAAGCAGGGCATTACGTATAGCTTCACAGATAGATGCTGGCCGCGTTTGTATCAACGGTTTCAAGCACGATCCCTTAGCGCCGTTTGGTGGTTTTAAACAGTCTGGTATCGGAAGGGAATTTGGTGTTTTTGGCTTAGAGGAATATTTGGAGCCTAAAACCATATTGATTTAA
- a CDS encoding FadR/GntR family transcriptional regulator: protein MNKTIKLSDKVIIEIKKDIASGKLKKGEKIPAEPELMEHYGVGRSTIREAIKTLSISGILRVQQGSGTFVVSKIKDETLSQRLKRADFEEINSVRALLEKEIVKLASQHRSDADLTMMENLLLQRKKAIDEQQQKKCAEADIAFHISIAKASGNQVLSDLYENFTVVMRNFFELRDAADIKHFNSSQHSHEALFEAIKKQDPNLAEQLTIDILNNNY from the coding sequence ATGAATAAAACGATAAAACTTTCCGACAAGGTCATCATAGAGATCAAGAAAGACATCGCCTCTGGCAAACTCAAAAAAGGAGAAAAGATCCCCGCAGAACCGGAATTAATGGAACATTACGGAGTGGGACGCTCTACCATCCGCGAAGCGATAAAAACATTATCCATTTCAGGTATACTTAGAGTACAGCAGGGATCCGGCACTTTTGTAGTGTCCAAAATAAAAGATGAAACCCTCTCCCAACGATTAAAAAGAGCGGATTTTGAAGAAATCAACAGCGTGCGTGCGCTATTAGAAAAGGAAATTGTAAAACTGGCCAGTCAGCACCGAAGCGATGCAGATTTGACGATGATGGAAAACCTACTCCTGCAACGGAAAAAAGCCATTGACGAGCAGCAGCAAAAGAAATGTGCAGAGGCAGATATTGCTTTCCACATCAGCATTGCTAAAGCTTCCGGCAATCAGGTTCTTTCTGATCTGTATGAAAACTTTACGGTGGTCATGCGTAATTTTTTTGAGCTCAGAGATGCCGCAGACATCAAACATTTTAACAGCAGTCAGCATTCACATGAAGCTTTATTTGAAGCCATCAAAAAACAAGATCCAAATCTGGCAGAACAACTCACTATTGACATTTTAAATAACAACTATTAA
- a CDS encoding helix-turn-helix domain-containing protein, whose product MAETIKYINYSCHFNSFREGEQFVSQHSLGMIVSGEMELNDGTLRRTFKKGDVYLARKNHLLKFEKKPLEKEEFKSLSILLDDELLREAIVHEGFVLKEKLETPSFIELSQAPHLRYFMESLLQYRQLLENNAPELLKLKQHEALQLLFAYDKQLKQVLFDLSAPHKINLEAFMQKNYHFNVKLERFAFLTGRSLATFKRDFQKIFQLSPRTWLQKRRLKQAHYLITHGKSRPSDIYIELGFENLSHFSFAFKKEFGVAPSQLG is encoded by the coding sequence ATGGCAGAAACTATTAAATACATCAATTATTCCTGTCATTTCAATTCCTTTAGAGAAGGAGAGCAGTTTGTTTCTCAGCATAGCCTGGGAATGATCGTATCTGGTGAAATGGAATTGAATGATGGTACACTGCGCAGAACATTCAAAAAAGGAGATGTTTATCTGGCCAGGAAAAACCACTTGCTAAAGTTTGAAAAGAAACCATTGGAGAAGGAGGAATTCAAATCGCTGTCGATTTTATTAGATGATGAATTGCTGCGGGAAGCTATTGTTCATGAGGGCTTTGTGTTAAAGGAGAAACTAGAAACGCCATCATTTATCGAGCTGTCTCAGGCTCCGCATCTGCGTTATTTTATGGAGTCTTTATTACAATATCGCCAGCTCTTAGAAAACAATGCCCCTGAATTGTTAAAATTAAAGCAACATGAAGCTTTGCAGTTGCTATTTGCTTACGACAAGCAGCTAAAACAGGTGCTTTTTGATTTATCAGCCCCTCATAAAATAAATCTGGAAGCGTTTATGCAAAAGAACTACCATTTCAATGTGAAGCTGGAGCGTTTTGCTTTTCTTACAGGTCGTAGTTTAGCCACTTTTAAGCGGGATTTCCAAAAGATATTTCAGCTATCTCCTAGAACATGGCTGCAAAAGCGGAGGTTGAAACAAGCTCATTATCTGATTACTCATGGTAAATCCCGTCCATCTGATATTTATATCGAACTAGGCTTTGAAAATTTGTCTCATTTTTCTTTTGCTTTCAAAAAAGAATTTGGAGTGGCACCATCACAGCTAGGATAG
- a CDS encoding class I SAM-dependent methyltransferase has translation MNTSPISDKIFWHKYINFYEELLPKEAKNVLEIGVFKGDSIRYWRERYPSANIFGLDIVEEIPSWPKDNHIKYFQADQSDAAGYHSILKSIGSQIDVLIEDGSHDPLHQKISLIESLPYLKEDAIYILEDLHTAHPHHSYYKTRVKQFQGTSFSFSKKPENVFMPLQCLLLIEHLKTNGRTPSEVKNTIDFKNSLFTYEEVELLFNKIKTLKFYRRNVLPDFCFSCNTNNFDFINLRCNCGEDLYLQPDSMSVVLTF, from the coding sequence ATGAACACTTCGCCTATCTCGGATAAAATTTTCTGGCATAAATACATCAACTTCTATGAAGAATTACTACCAAAAGAAGCGAAAAACGTCTTAGAAATTGGAGTTTTTAAAGGAGATTCTATCAGATATTGGAGAGAGCGTTATCCTAGTGCGAATATTTTTGGTCTTGACATTGTGGAGGAGATCCCTTCCTGGCCAAAAGACAACCATATTAAATATTTCCAGGCTGATCAGAGTGATGCTGCTGGTTATCATTCTATTTTAAAGTCGATAGGTAGCCAGATTGATGTTTTAATTGAAGATGGAAGTCACGATCCTTTACATCAAAAAATATCTTTAATTGAGAGCTTGCCCTATTTAAAAGAGGACGCTATCTATATTCTGGAAGACCTTCATACTGCACATCCACATCATTCGTATTATAAAACCAGAGTAAAACAGTTCCAGGGAACATCTTTTTCTTTTAGTAAAAAACCAGAGAATGTATTCATGCCTTTGCAGTGTTTATTATTAATTGAACACCTTAAAACCAATGGGAGAACACCTTCGGAAGTAAAAAATACGATTGATTTTAAAAACAGTCTTTTTACTTATGAGGAGGTTGAACTGTTATTCAACAAAATCAAAACCTTGAAATTCTACAGAAGAAACGTGCTGCCTGATTTCTGTTTTTCTTGTAATACCAATAATTTTGATTTTATAAATCTTCGTTGCAACTGTGGAGAAGATTTATACCTGCAGCCAGACTCTATGTCTGTTGTTTTAACATTTTAG
- a CDS encoding DUF6266 family protein, which produces MNNNLYRMDSITSLYKLLKSFKLITAGTDKKFYNAAVSYNKKQALPGSYPNISMDYTKALLSMGNLLTAAKTGISSQEDGIEFK; this is translated from the coding sequence ATGAATAACAATTTATACCGAATGGATTCTATAACTTCTCTTTATAAATTATTGAAAAGCTTTAAACTCATCACTGCCGGAACAGATAAAAAATTTTACAATGCAGCCGTTTCTTACAATAAAAAGCAGGCGCTGCCGGGAAGCTATCCAAACATCAGTATGGATTATACAAAAGCACTGCTGAGCATGGGAAACCTTTTAACCGCAGCTAAAACAGGGATTTCCAGCCAGGAAGATGGTATCGAATTCAAATGA